The Eikenella corrodens genome segment GAAGGCCCGAACATCGGCCTGATTAACTCATTATCGGTTTATGCACGTACCAACGATTACGGTTTCTTGGAAACTCCGTACCGCCGCGTGGTAGACGGCAAGGTCACCGATGAAATCGACTATCTGTCTGCCATTGAAGAAGGCCGTTATGTGATTGCGCAGGCCAACGCCGAAGTGGATAAGAAAGGCTACCTGAAGGGCGATTTGATTACCTGCCGCGAAAAAGGCGAAACCATCATGGCCAGTGCCGACCGCGTGCAGTATATGGACGTGGCTACCGGCCAAGTGGTATCCGTAGCCGCCTCGCTGATTCCCTTCTTGGAGCACGATGACGCCAACCGCGCCTTGATGGGTGCCAACATGCAACGTCAGGCCGTGCCCTGTTTGCGTGCCGAAAAACCGTTGGTAGGTACCGGTATTGAGCGCTCCGTGGCTGTGGACTCTGCCACCGCTATCGTGGCTCGTCGCGGCGGCGTGGTGGAATACGTGGATGCTAACCGTATCGTGGTACGCGTGCACGACGAAGAAACTGTAGCCGGTGAAGTGGGTGTGGACATCTATAACCTGGTGAAATTCACCCGCTCCAACCAATCTACCAATATCAACCAACGCCCGGCAGTGAAAGCCGGCGATGTGTTGCAGCGCGGCGATTTGATTGCCGACGGCGCCTCTACCGACTTGGGCGAACTCGCGCTTGGTCAGAACATGACCATCGCCTTCATGCCTTGGAACGGCTACAACTACGAAGACTCGATTCTGATTTCCGAGAAAGTGGCTGCCGCCGACCGCTACACCTCTATCCACATCGAAGAACTCAATGTGGTGGCGCGTGACACCAAACTGGGTGCGGAAGAAATCACCCGCGATATTCCCAACCTGTCTGAACGTATGCAAAACCGTTTGGACGAAAGCGGCATTGTATATATTGGCGCCGAAGTGGAAGCGGGCGACGTATTAGTGGGCAAAGTAACGCCCAAAGGCGAAACCCAGCTCACGCCGGAAGAAAAACTGCTGCGTGCCATCTTCGGTGAAAAAGCCTCCGATGTGAAAGATACCTCGCTGCGTATGCCCACCGGCATGAGCGGCACGGTAATCGACGTACAGGTATTCACCCGCGAAGGCATCCAGCGCGATAAGCGTGCACAATCCATTATTGATGCCGAGCTGAAACGCTACCGCTTGGATTTGAACGACCAACTGCGTATTTTCGACAACGATGCCTTCGACCGTATCGAGCGCATGATTGTTGGCCAAAAAGCCAATGGCGGTCCGATGAAACTGGGCAAAGGCAAAGAAATTACTGTCGAATACCTGGCTTCTCTGCCGACCAAGCACGATTGGTTCGACATCCGTCTGTCAGACGAAGAGCGGGCCAAACAGCTTGAATTGATTAAGCTCAGCCTGCAGCAGAAACGCGAAGAGGCCGACGAGCAATACGAAATCAAGAAGAAAAAAATGACCCAGGGCGACGAGCTGCCGCCCGGTGTGCAAAAAATGGTCAAAGTGTTCATCGCCATCAAACGCCGCTTGCAGGCTGGCGACAAAATGGCCGGCCGCCACGGTAACAAAGGCGTGGTATCGCGCATTCTGCCGGTGGAAGACATGCCCTACATGGCCGATGGCCGCACCGTGGACATCGTGCTCAATCCGTTGGGCGTGCCTTCGCGTATGAACATCGGTCAGATTTTGGAAGTACATTTGGGCTGGGCTGCTAAAGGCATTGGTCAGCGTATTGAAAAAATGTTGGCCGAACAGCGTAAAATGAAAGAAATCCGCGCCTTCTTGGAAAAACTCTACAACGGCAGCGGCAAGAAGGAAGACCTGAAATCGCTCAGCGACGAAGAAATCCTCACTTTGGCCGAAAACCTCAAGGGCGGTGCTACCTTCGCTTCGCCGGTGTTCGACGGTGCCAAAGAGCAGGAAATCTACGACATGCTCGAATTGGCCTACCCAAGCGACGACCCCGAGGTGCAGAAACTGGGCTTCAACGACACCAAGACCCAAATCACCCTGTACGACGGCCGCTCCGGCGAACCGTTCGACCGCAAGGTAACCGTGGGCGTGATGCACTATCTGAAGCTGCACCACTTGGTGGACGAAAAAATGCACGCTCGTTCAACCGGCCCGTACTCGCTCGTTACCCAGCAGCCGCTCGGCGGTAAAGCCCAGTTCGGTGGCCAGCGTTTCGGTGAGATGGAGGTGTGGGCTCTGGAAGCCTATGGCGCCGCCTACACGCTGCAGGAAATGCTGACCGTGAAATCGGACGACGTAACCGGCCGTACGAAGATGTATGAAAACATCGTTAAAGGCGAACACAAAATCGAAGCCGGCATGCCCGAATCGTTTAACGTGTTGGTAAAAGAAATCCGTTCGCTGGGCTTGGATATCGATATGGAGCGGTATTAAACGGGGCTTTTCAGGTAGCCTCAGAGGCTACCTGAAAATAGAAACGGCCACTGTGCCGGCGTGATATTTCCCGTCGAGCCGCCGTTTGCCGCCGGGCAAGAATCCGGCCAAGCCGCCCGCCCATATTTTTCAGGTAGCCTCAAAGGCTGTCTGAAACAGAGTGAGCAAAATACAAAATCCTGATTGGGAGCAAAAATGAATCTGTCGAACCTGTTTAACCCCCTGCAAGCTGCCGGCATGGAAGAAGAATTCGATGCCATCAAAATCGGCATTGCTTCGCCCGAAACCATCCGCTCTTGGTCGTACGGCGAAGTGAAGAAGCCGGAAACCATCAACTACCGTACCTTCAAGCCGGAGCGCGACGGCTTGTTCTGCGCCAAAATCTTCGGCCCGGTAAAAGACTACGAATGCTTGTGCGGCAAATATAAGCGTTTGAAATTTAAAGGCGTAACCTGCGAAAAATGCGGCGTGGAAGTTACCCTTTCCAAAGTGCGCCGCGAGCGCATGGGGCATATTGAGCTGGCTGCGCCTGTTGCCCATATTTGGTTCTTGAAATCATTGCCTTCCCGCCTCGGCATGGTATTGGACATGACCCTGCGCGATATTGAGCGTGTGCTGTATTTCGAAGCCTTTGTGGTAACCGACCCCGGCATGACCTCGCTGCAACGCCGCCAGCTGCTGACTGAAGAAGACTACTACGCCAAGCTGGATGAATACGGCGAAGACTTCGATGCCAAAATGGGTGCCGAAGGTATTCGCGAACTGTTGCGTTCGCTGGACGTGCCGGCCGAAATCGAAATCCTGCGCCAGGAATTGGAAAGCACCGGCTCCGAAACCAAAATCAAAAAGCTGGCCAAACGCCTGAAAGTACTGGAAGCCTTCCAGCGCAGCGGCATGAAGCTGGAATGGATGATTATGGACGTGCTGCCCGTGCTACCGCCCGATTTGCGTCCGTTGGTGCCGTTGGACGGCGGTCGTTTTGCCACTTCGGATTTGAACGACCTTTATCGTCGCGTGATCAACCGCAACAACCGTCTCAAACGCCTGCTGGAGCTGCACGCACCCGACATCATCGTGCGCAACGAAAAACGCATGTTGCAGGAAGCAGTAGACAGCCTGTTGGACAACGGCCGTCGCGGTAAAGCCATGACCGGCGCCAACAAACGCCCGCTCAAATCGCTGGCCGACATGATTAAAGGTAAAGGCGGCCGCTTCCGTCAAAACCTGTTGGGTAAACGCGTAGACTACTCCGGCCGTTCCGTGATTACCGTAGGCCCCTACCTGCGGCTGCATCAGTGCGGCCTGCCCAAACGCATGGCCTTGGAATTATTTAAACCGTTCATCTTCCACAAACTGGAAGTGCGCGGCGAAGCGGCTACCGTGAAAGCGGCGAAAAAGCTGGTGGAGCAGGAAGTGCCGGTGGTGTGGGATATTTTGGATGAAGTGATCCGCGAACATCCGATTATGCTCAACCGCGCCCCGACCCTGCACCGCCTAGGTATTCAGGCTTTTGAGCCGATTCTGATTGAAGGCAAGGCCATTCAGCTGCACCCCTTGGTGTGCGCCGCGTTCAACGCCGACTTCGACGGTGACCAAATGGCCGTACACGTGCCGTTGAGCCTGGAAGCACAAATGGAAGCCCGTACCCTGATGCTGGCCTCCAACAACGTGCTCTCGCCCGCCAACGGCGAGCCGATTATCGTGCCGTCTCAAGATATCGTATTGGGTCTCTACTACATGACCCGCGACAAAATCAACGGCAAAGGCGAAGGCAGCCTGTTCTCCGACGTGAAAGAAGTGCACCGTGCTTACTACACCAAGCAGGTGGAATTGGGCACCAAAATCACCGTTCGTTTGCAGGAATGGGTGAAAAACGACCAAGACGAGTTCGAGCCGGTTACCAACCGCTACGAAACCACGGTTGGCCGTGCCTTATTGTCCGAAATCCTGCCCAAAGGCCTACCGTTTGAGTACATCAACAAGGCACTGAAGAAAAAAGAAATCTCCCGCCTGATTAACGCTTCGTTCCGTCTGTGCGGCTTGCGCGATACGGTAATTTTTGCCGACCACCTGATGTACACCGGCTTCAGCTTCGCAGCCAAAGGCGGCATCTCCATCTGCGTGGACGATATGGAAGTGCCGAAAGAGAAAGCCAAGCTCTTGGCCGAAGCCAACGCCGAAGTGAAGGAAATTGAAGACCAATACCGCCAAGGTTTGGTGACCAACGGCGAGCGCTACAACAAAGTGGTGGATATTTGGGGCCGTGCCGGCGATAAAATTGCCAAGGCGATGATGGACAACCTTTCCAAACAGAAAGTCATCGACCGCGAAGGCAAAGAAGTGGATCAGGAGTCGTTCAACTCGATCTACATGATGGCCGACTCCGGTGCGCGTGGTTCTGCCGCTCAGATTAAACAGCTTTCCGGTATGCGCGGTTTGATGGCCAAGCCGGACGGTTCGATTATCGAAACCCCGATTACCTCCAACTTCCGCGAAGGCCTCACCGTATTGCAATACTTTATCGCCACCCACGGTGCGCGCAAAGGTCTGGCCGATACCGCGTTGAAAACCGCCAACTCCGGTTACCTGACCCGCCGCCTGGTGGACGTAACCCAAGATTTGGTGGTGGTGGAAGACGATTGCGGCACCAACGACGGTTTCGTAATGAAAGCCGTGGTACAGGGTGGTGATGTGATTGAAGCCCTGCGTGATCGCATTTTGGGCCGAGTAACCGCGCAAGACGTGGTGGATCCGTCCAGCGGCGCTACCTTGGTGGAAGCTGGCACCCTGCTCAACGAGCAGTTGGTGGATCTGATCGACCGCTCCGGCGTGGATGAGGTGAAAGTCCGCACCCCGATTACCTGTAAAACCCGTTATGGTTTGTGCGCCAAGTGCTACGGTCGCGATTTGGCACGCGGCAAACTGGTGAACACCGGCGAAGCCGTGGGCGTGATTGCCGCCCAATCCATCGGTGAGCCCGGTACACAGCTGACCATGCGTACCTTTCACATCGGTG includes the following:
- the rpoB gene encoding DNA-directed RNA polymerase subunit beta, whose product is MSYSVTEKKRIRKSFAKRDSVLEVPYLLATQLESYRKFLQQETAFDKRLDEGLQAAFNSIFPIVSHNGYARLEFTHYILGEPLFDIAECQLRGITYAAPLRARIRLVILDKESSKPNVVKEVRENEVYMGEIPLMTPYGSFIINGTERVIVSQLHRSPGVFFEHDRGKTHSSGKLLFSARIIPYRGSWLDLEFDPKDLLYFRIDRRRKMPVTILLKALGYSAEQILDTFYDKETFYLSKDGVETELVLSRLKGETVKTDICDADGKVLVAAGKRVTAKGLRDIEKAGLKRLRVDAEALIGKMLAKDVIVPDTGEILASANSEITEELLAQLEIHGVNEIQTLYINELGYGGYISSTLQVDETADQMAARIAIYRMMRPGEPPTEEAVEMLFDRLFFNEASYDLSRVGRMKFNTRTYEQKLSEDQQQSWYGRLLNETLAGAAEKGGFILSTEDIVASIATLVELRNGHGEVDDIDHLGNRRVRSVGELTENQFRSGLARVERAVKERLNQAEADNLMPTDLINAKPVSAAIKEFFGSSQLSQFMDQTNPLSEVTHKRRVSALGPGGLTRERAGFEVRDVHPTHYGRVCPIETPEGPNIGLINSLSVYARTNDYGFLETPYRRVVDGKVTDEIDYLSAIEEGRYVIAQANAEVDKKGYLKGDLITCREKGETIMASADRVQYMDVATGQVVSVAASLIPFLEHDDANRALMGANMQRQAVPCLRAEKPLVGTGIERSVAVDSATAIVARRGGVVEYVDANRIVVRVHDEETVAGEVGVDIYNLVKFTRSNQSTNINQRPAVKAGDVLQRGDLIADGASTDLGELALGQNMTIAFMPWNGYNYEDSILISEKVAAADRYTSIHIEELNVVARDTKLGAEEITRDIPNLSERMQNRLDESGIVYIGAEVEAGDVLVGKVTPKGETQLTPEEKLLRAIFGEKASDVKDTSLRMPTGMSGTVIDVQVFTREGIQRDKRAQSIIDAELKRYRLDLNDQLRIFDNDAFDRIERMIVGQKANGGPMKLGKGKEITVEYLASLPTKHDWFDIRLSDEERAKQLELIKLSLQQKREEADEQYEIKKKKMTQGDELPPGVQKMVKVFIAIKRRLQAGDKMAGRHGNKGVVSRILPVEDMPYMADGRTVDIVLNPLGVPSRMNIGQILEVHLGWAAKGIGQRIEKMLAEQRKMKEIRAFLEKLYNGSGKKEDLKSLSDEEILTLAENLKGGATFASPVFDGAKEQEIYDMLELAYPSDDPEVQKLGFNDTKTQITLYDGRSGEPFDRKVTVGVMHYLKLHHLVDEKMHARSTGPYSLVTQQPLGGKAQFGGQRFGEMEVWALEAYGAAYTLQEMLTVKSDDVTGRTKMYENIVKGEHKIEAGMPESFNVLVKEIRSLGLDIDMERY
- the rpoC gene encoding DNA-directed RNA polymerase subunit beta'; translation: MNLSNLFNPLQAAGMEEEFDAIKIGIASPETIRSWSYGEVKKPETINYRTFKPERDGLFCAKIFGPVKDYECLCGKYKRLKFKGVTCEKCGVEVTLSKVRRERMGHIELAAPVAHIWFLKSLPSRLGMVLDMTLRDIERVLYFEAFVVTDPGMTSLQRRQLLTEEDYYAKLDEYGEDFDAKMGAEGIRELLRSLDVPAEIEILRQELESTGSETKIKKLAKRLKVLEAFQRSGMKLEWMIMDVLPVLPPDLRPLVPLDGGRFATSDLNDLYRRVINRNNRLKRLLELHAPDIIVRNEKRMLQEAVDSLLDNGRRGKAMTGANKRPLKSLADMIKGKGGRFRQNLLGKRVDYSGRSVITVGPYLRLHQCGLPKRMALELFKPFIFHKLEVRGEAATVKAAKKLVEQEVPVVWDILDEVIREHPIMLNRAPTLHRLGIQAFEPILIEGKAIQLHPLVCAAFNADFDGDQMAVHVPLSLEAQMEARTLMLASNNVLSPANGEPIIVPSQDIVLGLYYMTRDKINGKGEGSLFSDVKEVHRAYYTKQVELGTKITVRLQEWVKNDQDEFEPVTNRYETTVGRALLSEILPKGLPFEYINKALKKKEISRLINASFRLCGLRDTVIFADHLMYTGFSFAAKGGISICVDDMEVPKEKAKLLAEANAEVKEIEDQYRQGLVTNGERYNKVVDIWGRAGDKIAKAMMDNLSKQKVIDREGKEVDQESFNSIYMMADSGARGSAAQIKQLSGMRGLMAKPDGSIIETPITSNFREGLTVLQYFIATHGARKGLADTALKTANSGYLTRRLVDVTQDLVVVEDDCGTNDGFVMKAVVQGGDVIEALRDRILGRVTAQDVVDPSSGATLVEAGTLLNEQLVDLIDRSGVDEVKVRTPITCKTRYGLCAKCYGRDLARGKLVNTGEAVGVIAAQSIGEPGTQLTMRTFHIGGAASRAAAASQVEAKSNGTARFSSQMRYVANNKGELVVIGRSCELVIHDEVGRERERHKVPYGATLLVQDGSAVKAGQTLATWDPHTRPMITEYAGRVRFENVEEGVTVTRQTDEITGLSTLVVIDGKRRSSTSKLLRPTVKLSDENGEEVTVPGTETPVSMAFPVGAVITVREDQEVGKGDVLARIPQASSKTRDITGGLPRVAELFEARVPKDAGMLAEVTGTVSFGKETKGKQRLVITDLEGAAHETLISKEKQILVHDGQVVNRGEIIVDGSVDPHDILRLQGIEALARYIVQEVQEVYRLQGVRISDKHIEVIIRQMLRRVNIADAGETGFITGEQVERGDVMQANERAVAEGKEPARFDNILLGITKASLSTDSFISAASFQETTRVLTEAAIMGKKDDLRGLKENVIVGRLIPAGTGLTYHRSRRAQWQAHHEAQVNEQVDEAE